ACGGCGTCTCATACGCACCCGGCGACGGTGCCTACGGCTCGGAGTACTTCGCCGCGATCAACGGTCCGCATCCGACGTACCACGGCGGAGGGGTGGCCGCGTATCTGGCATCCGTCGACGGCGCCTCGGCGATCAACGCCGGCTTCCTCGTGCCGGCGGGCACCGTGCGGTTCGAGGTGTGCGGCCGGGCCGATGGCCCGGCGACCGATGAGGAGCGGCAGCGCATGGCCGCACTCGTCGCGAAGGGCATGGATGACGGCGCCCTGGGGCTCTCCACCGGGCTCGACTACGTGCCCGGGATCTTCCAGGACGCCGGCGAGATCGCCGCACTGTGCGCACCGGTCGCGCAGGCCGGAGGGGTCTACGTCACGCACATGCGCGGCGGATACGAGGCGAACACCGCCGCCGGCATCGCCGAGATCGCCGAGATCGCGCGCCTGGCCGGCTCCGCGTCCGGGGCGGGGCCGGGGCCGGGGCTCGACGTGCACATCTCGCACTTCCACGCCGACGCCGACATCGTGCTCGGCCAGCTCGACGCGCTCGAGCAGGCGGGGGTGGATGCCACCTTCGACGCATACCCGTACATCCGCGGCTGCACGCTGCTGGGCATGCCGCTACTGCCGCCCGAGGTGTCGATGCTGCCGCAGCGCGAGGCCGTCTCCGTCATCGCCGATCCCGCCCGTCGCGCGGCGCTGCGCGAGGCCTGCACCGCCAGGGCCGAGCAGAGCGCGAGCCTCGGACCGGACTGGCCCGACATGATCACCCTGGCGCACGTCGCGGCGCCCGAGCTGGACTGGGCGCACGGGCTCACCCTGCACGCGGCCGCGGCCCGCGCGGGCGTCCCGCCGATCGACTTCGCCCTCGACGCGCTGGTCGCGTCGCGGATGGAGTGCAACGCCGTGATGGCGGTGCGCAGCCCCCGCCCCAGCACCGAGCTGGCCCGCATCTTCGCGCACCCGGCCCACACCGGCGGATCCGACGGCATCTTCATCGGCGCCCATCCGCACCCGCGTGCGGCGGGCACCTTCGCCCGGTACCTGCGCGAGTTCGTGCGCGAACTGGGCACCTGGAGCTGGGCCGACGCCGTGCACCACCTGTCGGCGCTGCCCGCCCGGCGCTTCGGGCTCGGCCGCCGTGGCGCCGTCGAGGTCGGCGCGGTCGCCGACCTGGTGCTCGTCGACCCGGATGCCGTCGCCGACGCCGCCACCTATGAGAACCCCACGGCGCGCGCCGTCGGAATCGACGACGTGTTCGTCGCCGGCGTGCGCGTCCTCACCGGGGGCGCACTGACCGGAGCACTTCCCGGGCGCGGGCTGCGCCGCAGCACCTGAGCCCCGCTCCCCACAGACCTACCGCCAAAAGAAAGGAAAGCAATATGCCGAAGAACGGTTTCCACACTGAGGGCGTGCCCGCGCCGGCCGGCCCCTACAGCCACGCGGTCGTCGCCAACGGATTCCTCTACACGGCGGGCTTCGGCCCGCAGGATGCGGCGAACGGCGATGCCGTCGCCGACAACGTCGCGGATCAGACCCGTCAGGTGCTGCGCAACATCCAGACGGTGCTCGCCGTGCACGGCCTGACGATGGATGACGTCGTCAAGTCGACGGTGCACCTGCAGGACCTCGCCGACTTCGCCGAGTTCAACGCCGCGTACGAGGAGTTCTTCACCGCCCCGTACCCGGTGCGCACCACGGTCGGCTCGCAGCTGGCGAACATCCTCGTCGAGATCGACGTCGTCGCCGCCTTCCCGCAGGCCTGAGTTTTCTTCAGCATCCGTCCGCCGAAACCCCTCAGGGGCGTCGAGACCCCACCGCAGATACGTATCTCAGGTGGGGTCTCGACGCTCAGGAGGGGTTTCGGCGTGCAACGGAAGGGGGCTTGCGGGAAAGGGCGTCGAGGGTAGCCTGCGGGCATGGACGGATTCGCCGCCGTCGAGTTCGGCTTCGCCCGCGAGGTCCTGCAGCGGGGCATCGCGGCACTGTACGTGGTCGCGTTCCTGTCGACGCTGAACCAGTTCCGCCCGCTGCTCGGGGAGCGCGGGCTGCTGCCCGCCCCCGATCTGCTCGCGTGGGCGACGTCGTCCAAGATCAGAACGCGGATGCTGCGCCCCACCCTGTTCTCCCGCATCCGCTACACCGACCGCCGGCTGGTGGCGCTGTGCTGGGCCGGGATGGCGATCGGGGCGCTGCTCGTCGCCGGCATCCCGCAGCTGGGGCCGCCGTGGCTGCCGATGATCGGTTTTCTGCTGTTGTGGCTCGGCTACATGTCGATCACGAGCATCGGGCAGACCTTCTACTCGTTCGGGTGGGAGATGCTGCTGCTCGAGGCTGGGTTCCTCGCCGCGTTCCTGGGCTCGGCGGATCAGCCGCCGCCGACCGTGGTGATCGCGCTGTTCTGGTGGCTGCTGTTCCGGCTGGAGTTCGGCGCGGGCATGATCAAGATCCGCGGCGGACGGGAATGGCGCGACCTCACCGCACTGATGTACCACCACGAGACCCAGCCGATGCCGGGGCCATTGAGCAGGCAGGCGCATCTGCTGCCGAAATGGTTCCACCGCGGAGAGGTCGTCGGCAACCACTTCGCGCAGCTGGTCGTGCCGTTCTTCCTCTTCGTGCCGCTCGTGACCCTCTTGGCCCCTGCCCTTCGACAGGCGCAGGGACCCATCCAGTCCGTGCCGCTGCTCATCGGCACGGTCGCCGCGACGATCGTCATCCTCACCCAGCTCTGGCTGATCGTCACCGGCAACTTCGCGTGGCTGAACTGGGCCACGGTCGTGCTCGCCTTCTCCGCCTTCGCCCTGCCGGCCTGGGTCTTTGGGATGGCCTGGGTCCCTGAGCCTGTCGAAGGGCCCCAGCTCAACGGCATCCCCCTCTACTGGATCATCCTCACCTCGGCCGTCGGCATCCTGTACCTCGTGCTCAGCTGGCCGGCGCTGCGCAACCTGTTCGCGCGCCGTCAGCTGATGAACGCAAGCTTCAACCGCTGGCAGCTCGCGAACGCGTACGGTGCCTTCGGCACCGTGACCAAGCGGCGCGTGGAGTTCGTCGTCGAGGGGACGCGAGATGTGGATCCGGATGCCGCCGACTGGCAGGAGTACGAGTTCCGGGGCAAGCCGGGTGATGTGCGCCGCATCCCGAGGCAGTTCGCGCCCTACCATCTGCGGCTGGACTGGCTGATGTGGTTCCTGCCGCTGGGGCACTCGCTGGACGACTGGTCCACGGTGTTCCTCGTGCGGCTGCTCGAGGCCGACCCGCCGACCCTGCGGATGCTGCGCCACGACCCGTTCGCCGGGCACCGCCCCCGCTGGGTGCGCGTGGTCACCTACCGGTACCGCTTCGCGACCCGCGCCGAGCGCCGGGCGGAGGGCATCGTGTGGGTACGCGACCAACGGCGGGTGCTCGCGCGCCCGCTCGGCTATGAGCGCTGACGCGTCGTCAGGTCTGAAGGACGGCTGGAACTCTGAAGGATGCTGGGTGCCGAGGCGTCCTCCAGAAGTGCGATCTTCCTTCAGAGTTGTGC
This is a stretch of genomic DNA from Microbacterium sp. YJN-G. It encodes these proteins:
- a CDS encoding RidA family protein gives rise to the protein MPKNGFHTEGVPAPAGPYSHAVVANGFLYTAGFGPQDAANGDAVADNVADQTRQVLRNIQTVLAVHGLTMDDVVKSTVHLQDLADFAEFNAAYEEFFTAPYPVRTTVGSQLANILVEIDVVAAFPQA
- a CDS encoding lipase maturation factor family protein; its protein translation is MDGFAAVEFGFAREVLQRGIAALYVVAFLSTLNQFRPLLGERGLLPAPDLLAWATSSKIRTRMLRPTLFSRIRYTDRRLVALCWAGMAIGALLVAGIPQLGPPWLPMIGFLLLWLGYMSITSIGQTFYSFGWEMLLLEAGFLAAFLGSADQPPPTVVIALFWWLLFRLEFGAGMIKIRGGREWRDLTALMYHHETQPMPGPLSRQAHLLPKWFHRGEVVGNHFAQLVVPFFLFVPLVTLLAPALRQAQGPIQSVPLLIGTVAATIVILTQLWLIVTGNFAWLNWATVVLAFSAFALPAWVFGMAWVPEPVEGPQLNGIPLYWIILTSAVGILYLVLSWPALRNLFARRQLMNASFNRWQLANAYGAFGTVTKRRVEFVVEGTRDVDPDAADWQEYEFRGKPGDVRRIPRQFAPYHLRLDWLMWFLPLGHSLDDWSTVFLVRLLEADPPTLRMLRHDPFAGHRPRWVRVVTYRYRFATRAERRAEGIVWVRDQRRVLARPLGYER
- a CDS encoding N-acyl-D-amino-acid deacylase family protein; amino-acid sequence: MTSRTVIRGGAVVTASGPVAADVAIDAGEITEVGHVDPLPGDEVVDAAGRLVLPGFIDVHSHADGLLSDPDVTLTLLRQGVTTVIAGQDGVSYAPGDGAYGSEYFAAINGPHPTYHGGGVAAYLASVDGASAINAGFLVPAGTVRFEVCGRADGPATDEERQRMAALVAKGMDDGALGLSTGLDYVPGIFQDAGEIAALCAPVAQAGGVYVTHMRGGYEANTAAGIAEIAEIARLAGSASGAGPGPGLDVHISHFHADADIVLGQLDALEQAGVDATFDAYPYIRGCTLLGMPLLPPEVSMLPQREAVSVIADPARRAALREACTARAEQSASLGPDWPDMITLAHVAAPELDWAHGLTLHAAAARAGVPPIDFALDALVASRMECNAVMAVRSPRPSTELARIFAHPAHTGGSDGIFIGAHPHPRAAGTFARYLREFVRELGTWSWADAVHHLSALPARRFGLGRRGAVEVGAVADLVLVDPDAVADAATYENPTARAVGIDDVFVAGVRVLTGGALTGALPGRGLRRST